CCGGGCAACCGAGCAGAAGGCTTGAAATCCGGGAGGGAAAACGCTCCAATGTCAGTCAACTACCATACATAAACGGGCTGGTTTTGAAGTGACCACCCGTGGCCGGTTTTGAAGTGACCGGTGACAGCTGAACGTTGGAGACCGTCCACAGGATCGTGGGGGCGAAGTCTTCTGCGTGGGGACGGACCTGGGATCATCGCGCCGGTGCGTCGACCTCGCGCGCCGTCATCCTGATTTGGTCCGGGCGGCCGTCGGGATCCACCCCACGGACTGGGCCGCGTGTTCCGGTGACTTCGCGGAGGTCGAGCGCCTGGCCGCACCTATCAGTATCCGGCGACCGGGGTGGGCACGCGCAACGAGCCGGCCTTCCTGCCGGAGACGCTGACCGCGCTGGCCGGCATTCGGGGGGAAAGCGCCGCGGCGCTGGCGGAGTCCACGACCGCGGTTGCCAGGCGCCTCTTCTTCCCCGACGCCCCGTAGGGCGTCAGGTCGACTGCTGCTGCACGCGCGCCCACTTGTCGCGGAGCGTGACGGTCCGGTTGAAGACGAGGCGTTTCCCGGTCGAATCGGGGTCGACGCAGAAGTAGCCGCTGCGCTCGAACTGGTAGCGCGCGCCCGCCGCTGCGCCGGCCAGCGAGGGCTCGACTTTCGCGTTCTGGATGACCTGCAGGGAGTCCGGGTTGAGCCGGGCGGCCGGGTCCGGCTCCTCGTCCTCTTCGTAGGTTTCCGCGTCCAGGATCAGGCGGTCGTACAGGCGCACCTCGGCGTCCAGCGCGTCGGCGGCCGAGACCCAATGCAAGGTCGCCTTCACCTTGCGCCCGTCGGGGGCGTCGCCGCCGCGAGTGGCCGGGTCATACGTGCAGTGCAGTTCGACCACCTCGCCCGTATCCGGGTCCTTGACCACGTCGACGCAGGTGATGAAGTAGGCGTAGCGCAGGCGCACCTCGCGGCCGGGGGCCAGACGGTAGAACTTCCGCGGGGGGGCCTCCATGAAATCCTCGCGCTCGACGTACAGGACGCGCGAGAACGGCACCGGCCGCGTGCCGGCGGCGGGGTCTTCCGGGTTGTTCACCGCCTCGAGTTCCTCGGTCCGCCCCTCCGGATAGTTGACGAGGACGACCTTCAGCGGGTCCAGGACTGCCATCACGCGGGGGGCCACCTTGTTCAGGTGCTCCCGCAGGCAGTGCTCCAGGAGCGCCATGTCGGCCGTGCTCGGGGTCTTGGAGATGCCCGTCCGCTCCAGGAAGTCGTGCAGGGCTTCCGGCGTGTAGCCGCGCCGGCGCAGGCCCTGGATCGTCAGCAGCCGGGGGTCGTCCCACCCGCTCACGAGCCCCTGCCGGATCAGCGGCAGGAGACGGCGCTTGCTGGTGATCGCGCCGGAGACGTTGAAGCGGGCGAATTCGATCTGCTGCGGATGGTGCACGCCCAGGCGCTCCAGGAACCAGTCGTAGAGCGGACGGTGGTTCTCGAACTCGCTCGAGCAGATCGAGTAGGTGACCCCCTCGATCGAGTCCTCCAGCCCGTGCGCCCAGTCGTAGCTCGGGTAGATGCACCAAGCGTCCCCGCGGCGGTAGTGCGTCGCGTGCAGGATGCGGTACATGACGGGGTCGCGCAGGTTCAGGTTCGGATGCGTCATGTCGATCCTGGCGCGCAAGGTGCGGGCGCCGTCGGGGAACTCCCCTGCCTTCATGCGCGCCAGCAGGTCCAGGTTCTCCTCCACCGAACGCCCGCGATAGGGGCTGTCGCGTCCGGGCGACGTGGGCGTGCCGCGGTATTCGCGCACCTCGTCGGCGGTGAGGTCGCATACGTAGGCATCGCCCTGCCGGACGAGCTGCACGGCGTATTCGTACATCTGCTCGAAGTAGTCGGACGCGAAGAACAGCCGGTCCCCCCAGTCGGCGCCCAGCCAGCGCAGGTCTTCGATGATGGCGTCGACGTACTGGGACTCTTCGGTCAGTGGGTTCGTGTCGTCGAAGCGCAGGTTGAACAGGCCGCCGTGCTCGCGCGCCAGGCTGTAGTTCAGCCAGCACGCTTTCGCGTGGCCGATGTGGGCGTAGCCGTTCGGCTCGGGGGGAAACCGGGTATGCACCCGGCCGCCGAAGCGGCCCTGCTCCACCCCGTCCGCCACGATCTGGCGCACGAAGTCCAGGCGACGAGGCTCGGCCTGCCCGCGGTCCGTCCCCATGAGGGGTCCTCCGGTATCGTTCCAGGGAAACGCCCGGCGGCACTCCCCCCGGGCCCCCGCGATGGTATGGGAGCGCCCGGCATGCTGTCAACTGCGGGGCGGCGCTCGGGACTTCGACCGCGCCGTCCGGGCGGGGTATAATGCCGGGTTCTCCTGCTTCTCATCCCGTGGGCCGGAGGGGCCATCTCGTGTTGACGAACAACATACTGGACCTGATCGGGAACACGCCGCTGCTTCAACTGCGCGGCGAACGCGTGTTCGCCAAGGCGGAGTTCCTGAACCCGGGCGGCAGCATCAAGGACCGTGTCGCCCTGGGCATGCTGGAGGGGGCCGAGCGCGATCACAGGCTGACGCCTGAGAGCATCATCGTCGAGCCCACCTCCGGCAACACCGGCATCGGCATGGCCCTCATCGGCCGTCGGAAGGGCTATCCCGTGCGCATCGTCATGCCTGCCGGCATGAGCGAGGAGCGCAAGAAGCTGATTGTCGCCCTGGGGGCCGACCTCGTGCTGACACCCGACAGCGAGGGCATTGCCGGCGCCGTCGAGCGGGTGCGGCAGATGGCCGCCGAGGATCCCCGGGTCTACGTCCCGCAGCAGTTCGAGAACCCCGACAACCCGCGCGTCCACTACGAGCAGACCGCCCCTGAACTCTGGCGTCAGATGGGCGGGCGCGTCGACTGCTTCGTCGCCGGCGTCGGCAGCGGCGGCACGCTCCAGGGCGTCGGCGCGTTCCTCAAGGAGCACAATCCCGACGTGCACCTCGTGGCCGTCGAGCCGAGGAACGTCTCCGCCCTGCTCGGACACGAGCCGGGCCTGCACCAGATCCAGGGCATCGGCGACGGGTTCATACCGGCCGTGCTCGACGTGTCGCTGGTCGACGAGGTCATCGAGGTCAGCGACGACGACGCCATCGAGACGACGCGCGAACTCGGCCGCTCTCACGGCCTGCTGGTGGGCATCTCGTCCGGGGCGAACGTCTGGGCCGCCCGTCGGCTCGCCGAGCGCATGGAGGGCAGGACCATCACGACCGTCCTGCCCGACCGGGCCGAACGCTACTTCAGCACCGCCCTCCTCTGAGGGCCGGCGCCCCCGCGGCGCGCTGCCCGGGGGGCGTGTGCACGCGCTGCCGGGACACACGTGCCCCTGCAGCGAAGGCTCAGACGGCGCACGCGCAGTGTGCAGGCGGGCGGGAGTGGGGTGAGCAACGGGAGTCGAACCCGTAACCCCCAGAGCCACAGTCTGGTGCTCTGACCAATTGAGCTATGCTCACCACGGCGGACCGTATCGTAGCACAGGGCCGGACGGCCTTCAAGTGCGTGGCACACCGCGCGCCGGCGGTGCGGCGCAGATCGGGCGAGGCGTGGGCACAGCCGGGGGCCTGCCCGTCCGTGTGCGTCCGTGTGCGTCCGTGTGCGTCCGTGCACCCCGGGCGGGGACGCCCGGGGCTACCCATTCCGGACGCCCGGGGTTACCCGGGGGTGGGCCGGCCGCCGGGCGGCGCGTCTCCGGGACTGCCGAAGGCCGCGCAGACGGCCCGGTAGCTCTCCAGCGTGCCGACGTCGTAGGTGCCCTCGTCGCGGCGGAGGGCCTCGACCGGGCCGCGGCGCACCCACCAGGCCAGGTAGTGGCCGGGCGCGTCGGCATTGCCGCCTTCGGAGAGGAACTCGGGCAGAGCGTCGATGGCCTCGGCGGTGTAGAGGTAGAACGGCGGGACGCGGAACCGGCCCCGGGGTCGGGCGGGCTTCTCCTCGAAGCTGACGATCCGCCCGTGGGCGTCCAGTTCGGCGACGCCCATGCGGGTCAGCTCGCGCGGGTCGGGCACAAGGCAGGCGAAGACGGCGCTGACGCCGTGCGCGCGCCACGGCCCGAGCAGGTCGCTGACGTCGAAGCGCGGCAGGTTGTCGGTGGCCATCACGTAGGCGGGCTCGCCGTCGAGGCCGCAGTGTTCGACGGCGAACCGGATGTCGGCGACGGCACCCAGGCGGTTCTCGTTCGCGGTCGAGCCGTCGCTGATGACCTCGACCGGGCGCGCGCGGTCCGGGGCGGCGGCCCAGTCGAGGAACTGCGTGCGGAAGCGTTCGTTGCTGACGAGGACCAGGCGGGTGATCTCCGGCACGCGGTCGAGCCGGTCGATCAGGCGGTCGAGGATCGGACGCCCGCCGACCGGCAGGAGCGGCTTGGGCGTGTGCTCGGTCAGCGGGTACAGGCGCGTGCCGTAGCCGGCGGCCAGCAGGATGGCGTTCATCGGGGCTCCTGGCGGCAGGCGGCCAGCAGGCGGGCCTCCAGACCGGCGCGTTCGTCCGGATCCAGGTCGCCCAGGGCGCGGCCTTCACCCTCGATGCGCGCCTCCTCGGCGCGGAACGCGTCCGAGAGCCGCCGGAGCGCCGCCCGAAGGGCGTCCTCGGCGCTCACGCGCACCCGGCCGGCCAGCTCGGCGGCGCAGAGGACCAGGATGCCGGCGGCCGCAGCGGCCGCGGCGGCGGCACCGGCCGCCGTGGCGTCGCCCCGCTCGGCTGCGTCCGCCAGCGCGTCGAGGCTCCGGCGGGCGTCGGCCGCCACGTCGCGTCCGCGCAGCGGGTCGATGCCGGTCTGACGGATCTTCGACAGCGTGCGGGCGGCCTTGACGAGCGCGGGCAACTCGGGGGGGATGCCGTGGAGGGACGAGGGCTTCCTTTCCTCGTTGCGCTTGATGCTCTCCCAGCGGCGCAGGACGTCGGCGGGCGTTGCGGCTTCCTTGTCGGCGAACACGTGGGGATGGCGGCGGATGAGCTTCTCGTTGATCGTGCGCACGACGTCGTCGATGTCGAACCGCCCCGCCTCCTCGGCCAGTTCGGCGTGGAAGACGACCTGCAGGAGCAGGTCACCGAGTTCCTCGCAGAGTTCCTCGAAGCGCTCGTCGTCGAGCGCGTGGAGGACCTCGTAGGTCTCCTCGAGCAGGTAGGGGCGCAGGGACGCGTGGGTCTGGCTGCGGTCCCACGGGCATCCGCTGCGCAGGCGGTGCATCACGTCGACGAGCCGGGTGAACTCCTCTCCTGCCGGCATTGGGGACGACCTCCGGGGAAGGCGGCGCCGGCGGGTTTCAGCCCTGGAGCAGTGCGACGCCATACGGCTGCAGGGACAGATCGGACGTGTGCTCGTGGCCGGTGATCAGGTCGCGGCGCCTCTGCCCCTCGGGCAGCGGCAGCGCGGCGGGTTCGTCGCCGTGGTTCAGAACAAAGGTCAGGGGCGGCTCCCCCCCACGGACCCGCAAGGGCACGACCTCGACCGTCTCGGACGCCCAGGGATGGGCCTCCAGGCGGGCCTCGCCGAGCGCCTCGCCCAGCGCGCGCTCCAGCAGGTCGATCCCGCCGGCGGCGCCGAGCATGTACAGGGCGCCCTCGCCATGCCGCACGCGCGTGAACGCCGGCCGGCCCGCGTAGTGCTCGCCGCCGTAAGACGCCAGGGGTTCGGCGCCGTCCGGATCCAGGATGCAGCAGAGGGGGCCGGCGGACAGGACGGCCTCCGGGAAGACCACCGAGTTGGACCGGCCGGGCGGCAGCAGGTCCCAGTCCGAAACGCGGCAGCCGACCGCCTCGTCGCACGGATTGGGCAAGGTCGGCTCCACGGTGTTGTGGACCGTCCTCTGGCCGGCCGGTGAGGTGACGAACACCGTGCCGCCGGCCTCTGCGAACGCGCGCCAGACGGCGGCGTCCTGCTCGCGCAGGATCACGGGCATCGGCACGACGAGCAGCGAATGGCCCTCGTCGGGCTTCTGGCCGGGCGCCAGCAGGTCGACGGCGATGCCGCGCCGGCGCAGCAGGCGGTACAGTTGCTCGAACTGCGCCATGTAGTCGAGGCCGCCCAGCGCCGGCCCGGCCTGGAGCGCCCAGTACGCCGCCAGGTCCAGCACCATGGCGGCCCGCGCCATGGGGGGCCGCCCCATCCAGCAGTCCGCCGTGGCGGCCAGCTCGGCAGCGGTCGCGGCCACTTCGTCGTAGCGCCGCCCGGGGGGCCCCTCGGGCGTCCACAGGCCGTCGTTGAGCATCTGCTGTCCGACGGCCAGCGTGTGCCAGGGGCCGTAGACGACCATCTCGGCGCCGTGCGCGGCGGTCTGGAAGGACCAGAGCCGGAGCTGCCCGGGGCGCGGCACCGACAACTGCCCGTCCCGGGTGACCGCCCCGGTCTGCTGCCCCAGCACCCAGAAGGGCCGGCCCTTCACGCTGCGCGCGAGGTCCAGCGCCAGGGCGACGCGCGCGGGGTCGCCGACCGGGCCGGGCTCGTTGCTGAGGCCCACGACGTTCAACTGCCCGGCCATCTCGAACCCGTCCACGCGGTCGGCCTCGAGCAGGGGCGGGTCGGTCGTGATGATCGGCTTCTGGTCGCCGGTGTACTGTTCGATCAGCTCGCGCTGCTCGGCCACGAAGTCGCGGCAGGTCGCCGAGACGAAACGGTCGTAATCGAGCGCCAGGGACGGATGGGGGCCTCCGGGCGTGCGCCGGGGGGCGGGGATCTCGTGCCAGTCGTTGAAGTGCTGGCTCCAGGTGCCGGTGCCCCAGAGCCTGTTGACCCGGTCGATGATGCCGTAGCGGCGTTTGAGCCACTCGCGGAATGCTTGCTCGCAGTCGTCGCAGTAGCAGCGGGTGGCCGGGGGCGCGCCGAGGCCGCTGTGGACCTGCCATGCGTAGATGGAGGGGTTGGCGGCGAAGGCGCGGGCGACGTCGCGCATGATGCGGCGCACGTAGCGGCGGTACGGGCGGTTGTTCAGGCACACGTGGCGGCGGCTGCCGCGGCACCAGGGCGTGTCGTCGGCGTCGCGGGGCGGTATGCTGGGGTGGCGCACGAACAGCCAGGGGGGCGGCGCCGCCGTCGGCGTACAGAAGATCACCTTCAGGCCCTGTCCGGACACTGTCTCGATGGCCTTGTCCAGCCACGCAGAGTCGAACTGCGCCCGGCGCGGTTCAAGCCTCCACCAGGCGTACTCGCCCAGCCGGACGAACTCCACGCCCGCTTTGCGCATCAACCGAGCATCTTCGAGCCATCGATCCTCGGACCAGTGTTCCGGGTAGTATGTAACCCCGATCTTCATCTACGCCTCCGACGGCGGCGGGATGCACGGCCGAACGGCGCACACACAGGGGACGGCCGCGCGCGCTGTGTTCGAACCATGCCACGGGAGCATTATCGGGCCTCGGGCGCCGCGAAATCAAGCCATTTGGCCCCCCCCGCCGCCTCCCCGCCGCCGCTTGGCCGGCGGCGGGCGCGCGCGCGGCTCCTTGCGCAGTCCCCGTGGCCGCCATATACTCGATGAGCGCTGGGACTCGCGCCGAGGTGCTTGGAAGCGTTCTTCGCAGCTCAGAGATGAGGAGCGACCATGCGTGAACCTGACCGGCTGCCCGACATGGCGGCACCCGCCGAACTGCTGCGCCGGCTGATCGACGAGATCGAGAAGGTCTACGTGGGCAAGAGGGATCGCGTGGAGCTGGCCCTCGTCGCCCTGCTGGCCGGCGGTCACCTGATCATCGAGGACGTTCCCGGGGTGGGCAAGACGATCCTGGCGCACACGATCGCGCGCGCGCTGGACTGCGAGTTCCGCCGCATCCAGTTCACGCCCGACCTGCTGCCGGCCGACCTTCTGGGCCTGAACATCTACGACGAGAGCCAGTCGCGCTTCGTCTTCAAGCGCGGCCCGCTGTTCGCCAACATCGTCTTGGCCGACGAGATCAACCGCACCACCCCGAAGACCCAGAGCTGCCTCCTGGAGGCCATGGACGAGTACCAGATCACGGTCGACGGCGTGGGGCATCCCCTGCCGGTGCCCTTCTGCGTGCTGGCCACGCAGAACCCGTTCGAGTTCGAGGGCACCTATCCGCTGCCCGAGTCCCAGCTCGACCGGTTCTTCCTGCGCATGAACCTCGGCTACCCGACCACGGAGCAGAGCAAGCGCATCGTCCGGGACCAGAAAGTCAGCCATCCGATCGAAGACGTGGAGCCCGTCATGCGCGGCACCCAGGTGCTGGAGCTTCAGATGCTGGTGCGCCGGATCCGCGTCAGCGACGAGGCCCTGGACTACGTGATCCGCCTGGTGGAGGCGACGCGCCGGCACGAGGGCGTCCTCACGGGCGTCAGCCCCCGGGGCAGCGTGCACCTCTACCGGGCCGCCCAGGCACTGGCCATCGTGCGGGGACGCGACTACGTGACGCCCGACGACGTCAAGGAACTCGCCGTGCCGGTGCTCTCGCACAGGATGCGCTTCCGGCGGGCCTCGCGAGGCGCGGGAGCCAGCAGCTTCGAGGAATCGGCACGGATCGTGCGGGAGATCCTCGGCCAGGTGCCCGTCACGCTGTAGGGCGCCCGGCCCCGGGCGGCGCACGGTGCGCGCGCCTGCCGGCGCGGTTTCGTCGAGGTGCGAGACCATGGCTCCAACGGACAGCAGCCGCAAGCGCCGACTGGTCGAGGCGGCCCGGTCGATCGCCTTCAGCGTGTGGCTGGCCGCCGTGGCCGTCATCCCGCCGGCCCTGCTGCTGCGCAGCTACGACACCGCCCTGCTGGTGGTGATCCTGGCCTTCTTCTGGCAGTTCCTGGCGGTGGTCCTCTCGGCCATGTGGCCGGAGGGCCGCTCCCTGAGCCACACGCGCTTCCGGGCGCGCCTGACCAGTTGGGGCGGCCTCTACTGCGGCATCGCCGTCGTCTGCGCCTTCATGTCGCTGCACTGGGGCATCAACCTGCTCTACCTGACGGCGGCGTTCCTGCTGGCCGCCGCCGTCTGCGCCGCCGCCTGGCCCTGGCTGCTGCTGGCCCACCTGGGCGTTGACTGGGACGTGCCCGAACGGGTGTTCGCCGGGGAGCCGTTCCGCGTCGGCATCCGCCTCCGGAACGCCAAGCGGTTCTTCAGCGCGTTCGCCCTCTCGCTGGGCTTGAACGCCGTCGGGGAGGGCCAGGAGGTCGGATGGCTCGTCGGCCGGCTGCGTCCCGGCCGCTCGGAGGGCGTGCCCCTGCCGCACACCCTGCCGAGGCGCGGCCTGCACCCGCTGCACGCCCTCGCCATCCGCACGAGCTTCCCCTTCGGCGTTCTGGAGGCCACACGCGAGGTCTACCTCCACCGCGACGTGCTCGTGCTCCCCCGACTCGGCCACATCGACACGGACGTCCTGTCCCACTACGGCGGCAGCGAGCCGGAGTGGGCGGTGCCCCTGCGGCGCCGGGACTCCGAGGGGGAGTACCGGGGGCTGCGCGAATACCAGCCGGGCGACAACCCCCGCCTGATCCACTGGCCGACGAGCGCGCGCCTGCACAAGCTCTACATCCGCGAGTTCGAACAGCAGCAGTTCCAGAGCGTGCTGATCCTCCTGGACGCGCACGCGCCCGCCGAGTCGCCGGAACGGACGCGGGCCCGGCAGGAACGCTTCGATCTGGCCGTCAGCTTCGTCGCCACCCTGGCCGACCTGCTGACGCGCCGGAACGTCTTCTACGCGTTTGCCTCCTACTGCCCCGAGCCGGTCGTCCTGCCCTACGACACGGGCCGCGGCCACCTGGACGGCATCCTGGAGGTGCTCGCGCTGGCCGGCATGACGACCGAGCACACCCCGGCCGATCTGGGGCCGGCCCTGGGCGGAGACGGGATGCGCCCCGGCGGCGCCTGCGTGGTGACGCCGGGCCCCCTTCCGAACGCCGTCGGCCGGGCCATGCCGGGTCTCGATGCGTCCGGATCCCTGATCGTGGACGTCAGCCAATCGGAGTTCGATGAGCTATTCCGCCTCTGACAGCGCGTGCAAGCAGCCGGCCGGACTCCGCCAGACCCGGCTGCTGCTCCTGACCACCTACGCGACCATCGTGAGCGGGGCGGCCCTGCTCGGGGTCGCCGAGCACGCGCTGGGCTACGCGGCCGTCGCGGTCGTGCTCTGCGCCGGCCATGGTCTGCTCGTGGGGCCTGCGGGCAAGGCCCTGCTCCCGCCGGCGGCGGGCCAGTTGCTGGCCATCGCAGCCCTGGCGTTCGGGCTCATGCAGGCCGCCTACACGAGCGTCGACGTGAGCTACGGACTCGCGCACTTCCTTGTCCTCGTCCAGTTGATCAAGCTCTACGGCACCCATACGGTCCGCGACCTGCGCCTGATTCACGTCGCCGCCATCTTTGTCATCCTGGTCGCCAGCATCTGGGCCCAGGAACTCCTGTACGTCCCCGCCTTTCTCCTGGCCGCCGGCTCGCTGATGTGGGGGCTGGCCGTCCTGGCCCTGTTCCCGCCCGTCTCGCAGGAGACCGAGGCGAACCGCAGGGCGCGGACCTGGGCGACCGGGCGGCACATGGCGAGCGCCCTGCTCCTGCCCGCCGTCGTCGTGCTCCTCGGCACGGCGGTCTTCTTCGTGCTGCTGCCCAGGTTGTTCCCGTCGCGCAGCCACCACAGGCGGTTCGCCCGGCAGATGGTCGGGTTCTCCGAGAACGTCTCGCTGCGAGAGGTCGGCCCGGTTGGCCAGAGCGACCGGGTGGTGATGCGCGTTCAGTTCCGGGCGCTCGAGGACGGACGGGAGACGGCGGCGACCCCACGCAGGATGCTCATGCGCGGACAGAGCCTGGCCGGGTATCACGCCGGCCGCTGGTCGAGCGTTGCGCCGCCGGAGTCGGCCCCCGCCCAGCTCTCGGCGGGCCGGGGCACCACCGGGGAACTCATTTCGAAGGACGTGTATCTCCTGCGCAGCAAGCCGGTTGCGCGACGCAGCGTGTTGCAGAGCGTTGCGATGGAGGGACGGCCGTCGAACGTGCTGTTCGCCCTCTACCGCCTGACGTGGGCCGACATGGGCGGGAGCGGAATCGAGCGCCTGGCCATGCCGGAACACACGGTCACCCTCCGGGAGCCCCTGCGCCCGGGCGACTCCTACAACGCCATCTCCCTGGTTCCCCAGTTCGCCGCCGCCGACCTTCGCCGGGTGGGCACGCCGCCGCCCGATGCCAACTCGTGGATCTACTGGCAACTGCCTCCCTCGATCCGCCCGACACTTCAGGCGGTCGCCGACGATGTGCTCCGCACCTACCCGGCGCAGACGGACTACGACCGGGTGCTGGCCGTGCAACGCTACCTGAAGGACGCCGGGCGGTTCCGCTACACGCTGGACCTGCCCCCCTTCGGATCGCTGGACCCGATCGAGGCATTCCTGACCGAGACGCGGGCGGGCAGTTGCGAGCAGTTCGCCACGGCCATGGCCCTGATCCTGCGCGTCTGGGGCATCCCCACCCGCCTGGCGACGGGCTTCAAGGGCGGCGACTACGAGCCGGCCTCGCAGGCACACGTCTTCCGGGACAAGCACGCGCACGCCTGGGTCGAGGTCTGCTTCCGGGACCGCGGCTGGGTGGAATTCGATCCCACGCCCGACACGCCCGACCTGTACGAGGAAGCCTCCGAGACCGGCGCGGTGGGCGGCCTTCTGAGCGGCCTCCAGTCGCTCGCAACGGGCATCTTCCGTCGCATCCGCAGGCACTGGGAGAGCAGCATCCTCGGCTTCAGCCGCGCCAAGCAGCGCCGTGTGTTCGAAGAGCTGTCCGCCGTGACCTCCAGCCTGGCGGAACGAGCCGGCGGGATCGTCGGGCCCCTGATGCCCGGACTCCCGGGCTCCGGGCTGGTGCAGGTCGCCTCGCTGGTCGTCCTGCTGACGGTCGGCGGGATGGGGTTCTACCTGGCGGCCCGCTGGACGCTGGCCCGGTTGGGGCACGGGACGCCGGGAGGATCGGCGGTGCCGCCCGTGTGGTTCTACCGGGACATGGTCGTCATTCTGAACCGCAAGGGGATCCGCCGCCCGCCGCATCTGACCCCCCGGGAGTTCGTCCCGATGGCCGCCGCGCAACTGGCCGGCCCGCCCGCCGGCGGCGGCCCGTCGCCCCGCGCGGCCCTGGACCTGGTGACCGACCTGTTCTACCAGGTGCGCTTCGGAGGCCGCGAGCCCGCGCCGGAGCAGTCCGGGCCCCTCCGGGCGGCGCTGGACAGCCTGCGGAAGGCCGCACGAGTCGCCCCGGGCGTTCCCGCCGCTCCGGGCCCCGGCCCGGACAGCCCTCCGTAGCGCCGGAACCGCCGCGGCCGTTGGCAGCGCTCCCCCTCTTCTGCTACCATGGAGTCGGCAAGCTGGGAATCGGGTAAGTTCCGGCCAGGGGTCAACCATATGCTCAAGAAGCGGGTTTGGGGACTCGACCTGGGTCGGTCGGCCGTAAAGGGTGTTCTGATCGATGCTTCGGACGAAGGCATCCAGATCATCCGGGCCGATTCGGTGCCCCTGGAGGGCCCCCCTCCCGATCCCGCCCAGGACCCGACGCGCGACGGCCGCCTGTGGCGGGCGCTGCACGAGTTCCGCAACCGGCATCCCCTGCACAAGGCGCCCGTCTGCGTCGCCATCCCCGCCCAGAACACCTTCGTCCGCGACCTGACCCTGCCCAGCGTGGGCAGCCGGAAGATCGACGAGATGGTGCGCTATGAGGCCGCCAACGAGATCCCGTTCGTCCTGGACGAAGTGGCGTGGGACTACCTCCTGTTCGACGAACGGCCCGGGGAACCCACGCGCCACGGCCTGCTGCTGGCCGTCAAACGCAACGTGATCGAGACCTACGTCGGCCTCTTCTCCCAGTTGGAGATCGGGCACGTCGACATCATCACGCTGGCCCCCCTGGCCCTGGTCGACTTCCTCCGCCTGGAGTGCGGAGACACGGGGCGCACGCTCGTCCTGGACATCGGGGGCGAGAACACGAACATGCTCCTGATGTCCGACGGCCGCTTCTGGCTCCGCAGCATGCTGACGGGCGGCAACCGCATCACCGCGCAGTTGCAGGAGGAGTTCGAGCTGTCGCATGAGGACGCCGAGCGCGCCAAGCGGAACATCGCGCGCTCGCGCATCGGCCCGCA
The genomic region above belongs to Candidatus Brocadiaceae bacterium and contains:
- a CDS encoding DUF58 domain-containing protein gives rise to the protein MAPTDSSRKRRLVEAARSIAFSVWLAAVAVIPPALLLRSYDTALLVVILAFFWQFLAVVLSAMWPEGRSLSHTRFRARLTSWGGLYCGIAVVCAFMSLHWGINLLYLTAAFLLAAAVCAAAWPWLLLAHLGVDWDVPERVFAGEPFRVGIRLRNAKRFFSAFALSLGLNAVGEGQEVGWLVGRLRPGRSEGVPLPHTLPRRGLHPLHALAIRTSFPFGVLEATREVYLHRDVLVLPRLGHIDTDVLSHYGGSEPEWAVPLRRRDSEGEYRGLREYQPGDNPRLIHWPTSARLHKLYIREFEQQQFQSVLILLDAHAPAESPERTRARQERFDLAVSFVATLADLLTRRNVFYAFASYCPEPVVLPYDTGRGHLDGILEVLALAGMTTEHTPADLGPALGGDGMRPGGACVVTPGPLPNAVGRAMPGLDASGSLIVDVSQSEFDELFRL
- a CDS encoding DUF3488 domain-containing transglutaminase family protein, translated to MSYSASDSACKQPAGLRQTRLLLLTTYATIVSGAALLGVAEHALGYAAVAVVLCAGHGLLVGPAGKALLPPAAGQLLAIAALAFGLMQAAYTSVDVSYGLAHFLVLVQLIKLYGTHTVRDLRLIHVAAIFVILVASIWAQELLYVPAFLLAAGSLMWGLAVLALFPPVSQETEANRRARTWATGRHMASALLLPAVVVLLGTAVFFVLLPRLFPSRSHHRRFARQMVGFSENVSLREVGPVGQSDRVVMRVQFRALEDGRETAATPRRMLMRGQSLAGYHAGRWSSVAPPESAPAQLSAGRGTTGELISKDVYLLRSKPVARRSVLQSVAMEGRPSNVLFALYRLTWADMGGSGIERLAMPEHTVTLREPLRPGDSYNAISLVPQFAAADLRRVGTPPPDANSWIYWQLPPSIRPTLQAVADDVLRTYPAQTDYDRVLAVQRYLKDAGRFRYTLDLPPFGSLDPIEAFLTETRAGSCEQFATAMALILRVWGIPTRLATGFKGGDYEPASQAHVFRDKHAHAWVEVCFRDRGWVEFDPTPDTPDLYEEASETGAVGGLLSGLQSLATGIFRRIRRHWESSILGFSRAKQRRVFEELSAVTSSLAERAGGIVGPLMPGLPGSGLVQVASLVVLLTVGGMGFYLAARWTLARLGHGTPGGSAVPPVWFYRDMVVILNRKGIRRPPHLTPREFVPMAAAQLAGPPAGGGPSPRAALDLVTDLFYQVRFGGREPAPEQSGPLRAALDSLRKAARVAPGVPAAPGPGPDSPP